A DNA window from Candidatus Kapaibacterium thiocyanatum contains the following coding sequences:
- a CDS encoding peptide-methionine (S)-S-oxide reductase: MSTQTLDTATLGGGCFWCIEAVYQRLDGVTSVVSGYSGGSVPNPTYRIVGQGNSGHAEVCQITFDCSKVSFSDVLHVFFSAHDPTTLNRQGNDVGTQYRSVIFYHDDEQKKIAEDYIAQLEAAKTWPDPIVTEISPFTVFYKAEDYHQNYFNQNGSQPYCAFVVRPKVEKFMKQFKDRVRQ; the protein is encoded by the coding sequence ATGTCAACGCAAACGCTCGATACGGCCACCCTGGGTGGCGGTTGCTTCTGGTGTATCGAAGCTGTCTACCAGCGCCTCGACGGCGTCACCTCCGTCGTCAGCGGCTACAGCGGCGGCTCGGTACCGAATCCCACGTACAGGATCGTCGGTCAGGGCAACAGCGGCCATGCCGAAGTATGCCAGATCACCTTCGACTGTTCGAAGGTATCGTTCTCGGACGTCCTGCACGTCTTCTTCTCCGCACACGATCCCACGACGCTCAACCGCCAGGGCAACGATGTCGGAACGCAGTACCGGAGCGTGATCTTCTACCACGACGACGAGCAGAAGAAGATCGCCGAGGACTATATCGCCCAGCTCGAGGCCGCGAAGACGTGGCCCGATCCGATCGTCACGGAGATCAGTCCCTTCACGGTCTTCTACAAGGCCGAGGACTATCACCAGAACTACTTCAACCAGAACGGTTCACAGCCGTACTGCGCCTTCGTCGTCCGCCCCAAGGTCGAGAAGTTCATGAAGCAGTTCAAGGACAGGGTCAGGCAGTAG